GAAATCAGTTGCCGTTTGTTTCGATAAATTATGGTTGCGATACTTCTAAGGAAGGACGATTGTTTATCAAGTGCTTGTTGGAATCCACTTTGGATGGAATTGGCGAAAAGAGGACAACCCCTATTTTTCCAATTCAAATATGGCAGTATCGTGAAGAGAATGGCGAAGTGTTGAATTCGGATTTGTTTGGTTTGGCTAACGAATGCTCCATAAAAAGAGTATATCCAAACTATGTCAATACGCATGCTGAAGTGTATGAAGTGACGGATGAGAAAGGCAATTTTATTCCTGACCTATTGCCTGCGACAATGGGATGCAGGACGAGACTGGGAGAGAATAAGCACGGCTCTAATGGGAAATCGGGCAGAGGCAACCTGTCTCCCGTTACGATGAATTTGCCCAAATATGCAGTTGAGACAAAAGATTGGAGCGAGTTCCGAATAATGACTCTGGAAATGGCTAAGAAGGGCATTGAAATGATGGCTAGGAGACTGGAATGGCAGAAGAAGCAATTAATGGGCTCAGCTCCGTTCATGTATAAAAATGCAGTCTGGAAACATGGAAATGAATACAATGAGCATTCGAAAATCGGAGACATATTGAATTCTGGAACTTTAGCGCTTGGATTCATTGGCTTGGCTGAGGCTATGCAGATTCTTTTCGGCAAACATCATGGAGAGGATGAAAATGTGCATCATCAGAGTATAGAGCTGATGAAGGATCTTAGCGATTTATGCAAAGCTCGAAGTGAGAAATTGGGCTTGAATATATCATTGTACGCAACGCCGGCTGAAAGCCTGTGTCATAAGTTTGCCAAACTTTTGAGGTTGCAATATGGCGAGCAGGATGGAGTATTTAGCAGAGATTTCATTACCAATTCGTATCATATTCCGGTATGGCAAAAGATGCCATTTGACCAAAAGATAGCATTGGAAGCTCCCTTTCACAAGTATTGCAGCGGAGGCGCAATTACATATGTCGAACTGAAGTCCGACATTGTCAAGACTCCTGAAGCTTATCGAAATTTGGTTAAAGGGGCTATGGATCAAGGTGTGTATTATTTTGCTACGAATATCCCATTGGATAAATGCTTGGATTGCGATCACGAAGGCGTATTTGAAGACTTGAAGTGCGACGAGTGCGGAAGTGATAATATCATGACTTTAAGAAGAGTTACCGGATATATTACAGGTTGCTATCATAAAGTATTCAATGAAGGCAAAAAGCAAGAAGTCGCTTGTAGAGTAAAGCACGATTGAATTTTATAAAAAACAAAGAAAGATTCCCGTTAAGAAATGCTCTTAACGGGATTTT
The Aureibacter tunicatorum DNA segment above includes these coding regions:
- the nrdD gene encoding anaerobic ribonucleoside-triphosphate reductase encodes the protein MKVIKRDGALAEFEPIKIENAINKSFKSVRGDHDNFLSTTNYLTQRIFDNIEDKEREKVSVAEIEKEVENRLMKSGYFDEARAYIEYKSKRRFQRDTDSLIMRYTDEAINLANIENENANMPEGVFTAKMTRISGEVSREYAKQFLLPPDHLKMHEEGWIYIHDFNSYAVGMQNCMFIDIGDILSKPIHTTNGTMRSPKSIRSALQVTAVVLQCQSNAQFGGIAINAFDFHMAKFIRMSYEKYLNKAESYGVPNKEKYAWNETIEETKQACEAFLHNLNHLESRAGNQLPFVSINYGCDTSKEGRLFIKCLLESTLDGIGEKRTTPIFPIQIWQYREENGEVLNSDLFGLANECSIKRVYPNYVNTHAEVYEVTDEKGNFIPDLLPATMGCRTRLGENKHGSNGKSGRGNLSPVTMNLPKYAVETKDWSEFRIMTLEMAKKGIEMMARRLEWQKKQLMGSAPFMYKNAVWKHGNEYNEHSKIGDILNSGTLALGFIGLAEAMQILFGKHHGEDENVHHQSIELMKDLSDLCKARSEKLGLNISLYATPAESLCHKFAKLLRLQYGEQDGVFSRDFITNSYHIPVWQKMPFDQKIALEAPFHKYCSGGAITYVELKSDIVKTPEAYRNLVKGAMDQGVYYFATNIPLDKCLDCDHEGVFEDLKCDECGSDNIMTLRRVTGYITGCYHKVFNEGKKQEVACRVKHD